From the Pseudodesulfovibrio sp. S3 genome, the window AAGCTCATCATAGCATACATCAGGCCCGAAAAGCTCAACGACGTGAAGCAGGCCCTTTACGCCAAGGAGATCTACTCCCTGTCCGTGACCAATGTCCTCGGCTCGGGCCGTCAGAAAGGGTTTACCGAGACCTACCGCGGCGTGCAGATGGAAGTGAACCTGCTCAAGAAAGTCCGCCTCGAAATCGGCGTCAACGACGACTTTGAAGCCAAGGCCCTTGAGGCCATCCTGACCTCCGGGCAGACGGGTTCCGAGGGAGACGGCGTGATCTTCGTCTCCGACCTCAACAAGGCCCTGCGTATCAGGACCGGCGAAGACGGTATCCTCTAGCATCGGATTGCGACAATCATATATGCCCGGGGCGGTGCTCTTGGACCGCCCCGGCCTTATGTGAAAGCCGCATGCACGGGAACCCGATCAGGACAGTCGTGATGCAATCCAAAGGAATTACAGAGTTGACCCCCGTGCCGGATATACACGAGATTATTGCAAAACATTTTTTGGTTACCCACTTCCAGCCCCAGGTATCCCTCAAGCGGAAGGCCGTTGTCGGGTTGGAGGCGTTGAGTAGAGGATTCGACCCCGAAAGCGGAGAAATCATACCTCCAACCCTGCTGTTCGAGCAGGCCCGGGACAAGGCATCCCGGCTCGCCCTGGATCGGGCCTGCCGAACGAACGCTGCGGAATCATTCGCGGCCCTGCACCGAAAAGACAAGAGCCTGATGTTGTCCATGAATATCGACGCCTCCTGTATCAACGAGGAGACGCGCGGCTCGAATCATCTGCTCAACCTGGTCGCCCGATGCGGCATCAGCCCCAGTAACGTGATCATCGAAATCATTGAATCCCGATGCGAGGACATGGATGCGCTTTTGGCCTTCGTTGATTTCTATCGCAAGCACGATTTTCTTATAGCCCTTGACGATGTGGGGGCCGGGTTTTCCAATCTCGACCGCATTCCCATGCTCAAGCCTGACGTCATCAAGCTTGATCGGACCCTTATCAGCGGAGTCAACGAACAGTTCCACAAGCTTGAAGTGGTGCGCAGTTTTGTTCAGATGTCCAACCGGTTGGGGTGCCTGGTTCTGGCCGAGGGCGTGGAGACCGCCGAAGAGGCTATGTGTTTGCTCGGCAACGGTGTAGATGTCTTTCAGGGATTTTATTTCGCCCGGCCCGCGCCCGGCCTGGACGCGGTGCCCGGCATGGCTTCCAAGGTGGATGCCCTGGCCGAGAGGCATCGGGAAAAGCGTACGCAGCAGATCGCCGACGACAAGCGCCTGTATTCCAGTTACGACCTGACGGTGCTGACCATGTGTCAGACCCTTGCCGAGACCCCGGCCAAAAACATCGACCTGGCCCTGGCACGTTTCGTCGAAGCCAATGACAGCGTGGAGTGCCTTTACGTTCTGGACATGAAGGGCATGCAGACATCGGACACCCTGTGCAATCCTTTCCGGCTCAAGACCAGCAAACGTTTTTTGTACGAGCCGGCCCACAACGGCGCGGACCACTCGCTGAAGGAGTATTTTCTACCCATCCAGGCAGGGCTGGAAAAGTTCACCACCCGCCCCTACATATCCTTGGCCTCCGGCAACCTGTGCATCACCATCTCCCATGTGTTCTACCACAAGAGCAGCGGCAGGCACCGCATCCTGTGCGCGGACCTGTGCCGGGACGATACGGGATACTGTGATTGATCTGAGGGGTGTGTTCAAGCGGCAATAAAAAGGCCCGGTACGACAGGTGTCGTACCGGGCCTTTTACAGCGTTTTCTGCGGGTGGCGTTAGATCTTGCAGGCCGTGCGGAGATCGTCCACGGCGTCGGTCTGTTCCCAGGTGAACTCGGGCAGCTCGCGGCCGAAATGGCCGTAGTTGGTGGTTTTCTGGAAGATGGGACGGCGCAGCTTGAGGCGCTCCTGGATGTAGTAGGGGCGCATGTCAAAGACTTCGGTCACGGCCTTGGTCAACTGTTCGTCGGACACCTGGCCGGTGCCGCGGGAACAAACGACCACGGATACGGGCTGGGCCACGCCGATGGCGTAGGCGATCTGGACTTCGCACATGTCGGCCAGGCCGGAGGCCACAACGTTCTTTGCCACGTAGCGGGCCATGTATGCGCCGGAACGGTCCACCTTGGACGGGTCTTTGCCGGAGAAGGCGCCGCCGCCATGGGCACCGGCACCGCCGTAGGTGTCGTTGATGATCTTGCGGCCGGTGAGCCCGCAATCGCCGACCGGGCCGCCGATGACGAAACGGCCGGTGGGGTTGATATAGGTCTTGAGGGTCTCGTCGATCAGCTCTTCGGGCAGGGTCTTCATGATGACCTCTTGCAGGATGGCTTCCTTGAGGTCGGAGTAGGCGATGCTTTCGTCATGCTGGGAGGAGACGACCACGTTGTCGATGCGCACGGGCTTGCCGTTGTCGAACTGGACGCAGACCTGGGTCTTGCCGTCGGGGCGCAGGAAATCGAGAATGCCTTCCTTGCGCACGTAGGTCAGGCGACGGGACAGCTTGTGGGCATAGTAGATCGGGGTGGGCATGAGCGTGGGGGTCTCGTTGGTGGCGAAACCGAACATCATGCCCTGGTCTCCCGCGCCCTGATCTTCGGGTTTGGTGCGGTCAACGCCCTGGGCGATGTCCGGGGACTGCTTGTCGATGGAAGAGATGACCGCGCAGGTCTGCCAGTCAAAGCCCATGGTGTCGGAACTGCAGTAGCCGATATCCTTGATGGTGGCCCGGACGATTTCCGGGAAGTCGGCGAAAGCGGTGGTGGAAATCTCGCCGGCAATGAAGGCCATGCCGGTGGTGACAAGGGTTTCGCATGCCACGCGGGCGTTCTCGTCCTGGCCGATGATGGCGTCCAGAATGGCGTCGGAAATCTGGTCGGCCACTTTGTCGGGGTGGCCTTCGGTCACGGACTCGGAAGTGAAAAGATATTTGCCGTCAATCTGCATCAGACCCTCCTTAAGGGATGCTACTGTAATGAACTTCTTAGAAATCCGGATTGAGATCGCACTCGAGGATTTCGTCAATCGTGTTGTTTTTGCCTGCGACCACAACTCTTGGTTTGCGTGTCTTGGCCTCGTTTTC encodes:
- a CDS encoding EAL domain-containing protein translates to MQSKGITELTPVPDIHEIIAKHFLVTHFQPQVSLKRKAVVGLEALSRGFDPESGEIIPPTLLFEQARDKASRLALDRACRTNAAESFAALHRKDKSLMLSMNIDASCINEETRGSNHLLNLVARCGISPSNVIIEIIESRCEDMDALLAFVDFYRKHDFLIALDDVGAGFSNLDRIPMLKPDVIKLDRTLISGVNEQFHKLEVVRSFVQMSNRLGCLVLAEGVETAEEAMCLLGNGVDVFQGFYFARPAPGLDAVPGMASKVDALAERHREKRTQQIADDKRLYSSYDLTVLTMCQTLAETPAKNIDLALARFVEANDSVECLYVLDMKGMQTSDTLCNPFRLKTSKRFLYEPAHNGADHSLKEYFLPIQAGLEKFTTRPYISLASGNLCITISHVFYHKSSGRHRILCADLCRDDTGYCD
- a CDS encoding P-II family nitrogen regulator — its product is MKLIIAYIRPEKLNDVKQALYAKEIYSLSVTNVLGSGRQKGFTETYRGVQMEVNLLKKVRLEIGVNDDFEAKALEAILTSGQTGSEGDGVIFVSDLNKALRIRTGEDGIL
- the metK gene encoding methionine adenosyltransferase, whose translation is MMQIDGKYLFTSESVTEGHPDKVADQISDAILDAIIGQDENARVACETLVTTGMAFIAGEISTTAFADFPEIVRATIKDIGYCSSDTMGFDWQTCAVISSIDKQSPDIAQGVDRTKPEDQGAGDQGMMFGFATNETPTLMPTPIYYAHKLSRRLTYVRKEGILDFLRPDGKTQVCVQFDNGKPVRIDNVVVSSQHDESIAYSDLKEAILQEVIMKTLPEELIDETLKTYINPTGRFVIGGPVGDCGLTGRKIINDTYGGAGAHGGGAFSGKDPSKVDRSGAYMARYVAKNVVASGLADMCEVQIAYAIGVAQPVSVVVCSRGTGQVSDEQLTKAVTEVFDMRPYYIQERLKLRRPIFQKTTNYGHFGRELPEFTWEQTDAVDDLRTACKI